A single window of Carassius auratus strain Wakin chromosome 9, ASM336829v1, whole genome shotgun sequence DNA harbors:
- the tex30 gene encoding testis-expressed protein 30 isoform X1 — translation MEFLEENVRIPFEQKELDGVLTVPADVSAGQCTAVVLTHGAGGDMRTKQLESLAHALARAGILCLRFTCRPPNLQYRIRAYSAVVEYLKTHERYAPNSLFLGGRSMGARTAVAVCKHVCDREKDAVQGVLCLSFPLHVPGKPQTYVERSHGLRALSQTSVLFVSGTADNMCQQVNTYETLAIGLGFKLESSTKCYACHEKPFCCSLGKGCKPWTHSMWQNRRISTGGSQFTDYCMGTTTQMKCIFINR, via the exons ATGGAGTTTTTAGAG GAGAATGTGAGAATCCCGTTCGAGCAGAAGGAGCTGGACGGTGTGTTGACGGTCCCTGCTGACGTCAGCGCGGGACAGTGCACAGCTGTGGTGTTGACTCACGGCGCGGGGGGAGACATGCGCACCAAACAGCTGGAGAGCCTCGCGCACGCTCTCGCCCGCGCAGGCATTCTGTGTCTGCGATTCACCTGCAGGCCGCCGAACCTTCAATACAGAATCAGAGCGTATAGCGCTGTTGTA GAGTACTTAAAGACCCATGAGAGATATGCACCAAACAGCCTTTTCTTGGGAG GACGCTCTATGGGTGCTCGTACAGCTGTTGCTGTGTGTAAacatgtgtgtgacagagagaaggATGCAGTCCAAGGTGTTCTGTGTTTGTCATTCCCACTGCATGTACCAGGAAAACCACAAACATATGTTGAGCGGAGCCATGGCCTGCGTGCACTGTCCCAAACTTCTGTGCTGTTTGTTTCTGGCACTGCAGATAACATGTGTCAACAGGTGAACACATATGAGACTTTAGCAATCGGTTTGGGCTTTAAACTGG AATCTTCTACAAAATGTTATGCATGTCATGAAAAACCCTTCTGCTGTTCACTGGGTAAAGGATGCAAACCATGGACTCACAGTATGTGGCAGAACAGAAGAATCAGTACAGGAGGAAGTCAATTCACAGATTATTGCATGGGTACTACAACACAAATGAAATGCATCTTTATAAATAGATAA
- the tex30 gene encoding testis-expressed protein 30 isoform X2, translating to MEFLEENVRIPFEQKELDGVLTVPADVSAGQCTAVVLTHGAGGDMRTKQLESLAHALARAGILCLRFTCRPPNLQYRIRAYSAVVEYLKTHERYAPNSLFLGGRSMGARTAVAVCKHVCDREKDAVQGVLCLSFPLHVPGKPQTYVERSHGLRALSQTSVLFVSGTADNMCQQNLLQNVMHVMKNPSAVHWVKDANHGLTVCGRTEESVQEEVNSQIIAWVLQHK from the exons ATGGAGTTTTTAGAG GAGAATGTGAGAATCCCGTTCGAGCAGAAGGAGCTGGACGGTGTGTTGACGGTCCCTGCTGACGTCAGCGCGGGACAGTGCACAGCTGTGGTGTTGACTCACGGCGCGGGGGGAGACATGCGCACCAAACAGCTGGAGAGCCTCGCGCACGCTCTCGCCCGCGCAGGCATTCTGTGTCTGCGATTCACCTGCAGGCCGCCGAACCTTCAATACAGAATCAGAGCGTATAGCGCTGTTGTA GAGTACTTAAAGACCCATGAGAGATATGCACCAAACAGCCTTTTCTTGGGAG GACGCTCTATGGGTGCTCGTACAGCTGTTGCTGTGTGTAAacatgtgtgtgacagagagaaggATGCAGTCCAAGGTGTTCTGTGTTTGTCATTCCCACTGCATGTACCAGGAAAACCACAAACATATGTTGAGCGGAGCCATGGCCTGCGTGCACTGTCCCAAACTTCTGTGCTGTTTGTTTCTGGCACTGCAGATAACATGTGTCAACAG AATCTTCTACAAAATGTTATGCATGTCATGAAAAACCCTTCTGCTGTTCACTGGGTAAAGGATGCAAACCATGGACTCACAGTATGTGGCAGAACAGAAGAATCAGTACAGGAGGAAGTCAATTCACAGATTATTGCATGGGTACTACAACACAAATGA